Within the Candidatus Glassbacteria bacterium genome, the region CCTGGCAGATTCTACTTGAGAATGGAGTCGGCGACCGGTATTTTGCGGCATTAACCCGTACCATTTCCCCTGCAAGGTTAAGGATACGATGACGAGAGTCGAGGTGGAATTCGACAGGCGGATGATGGAACTGGCGCTGGAGCAGGCCAGGTTGGCCGGCGTGCACGGGGAAATCCCGGTCGGCGCGGTTGTGACCCGTGACAATCAGGTTATCGGCAAAGGCTACAACCTCACCCGCAGAATGCAGGACGTGACCCTGCACGCGGAGATCGCCGCGATGCGCCAGGCCGCATACCGGCTGGGGCACTGGTATATGAACGACTGCTCAGTCTACGTCACGGTTGAACCGTGCACCCAGTGCGCCGGCTCGCTGCTGCTGGCCAGAATGGGCCGTCTGGTCTACGGAGCGGCCGAACCGAAATTCGGCGCCTGCGGCAGCGTGAATAACCTGGTCGAGGATTCGAGGCTGAATCACCAGGTCCTGGTTGTGCGGGGCGTTCTCGAAACTGAATGCTCCGAGCTGATGAAAACGTTCTTCAACGACCTCCGTGCGCCCTGACTTTTGCACCGAACCCCGATGTTTTCTCGTTTTTCGCCGCTTGCAGACTTCTTACCTGCATCGTCTCCCGATCACCTCACGGGCAAATACGCATCGGCCCAGTCCAGGTAGCGATCCCAATCATAACCGGTTACATCGTGACGGCCGGAGCGGATATGGTAGCCCAGCCTGCCGGTAACCGGCTGGTTGACCGCCGGCATCCGCTGGACAGCGATACCCTCGCCGGTAAGCAGCCGGTAAACCGGTGCTGCGTGTTTCAACGCCAGGAACTCCCCGCGCGGGTCCGCCCAGCGGTCTTCCTCTGCGCTGGCGACATAGACCGGCCGCGGTGCGATCAGCGCCAGCAGCATGTGCTGGTCCACCGGCAGTTGGGCCTCCCTGCCGTTGTATTGCTTGAAATTGTCGCAGAACCAATGCGGGAACGAGGTGTTGATCACCTCGACAGTTTCACCGAACGCCCGTCGTGACAACGCCGCGCCGCCGCATCCCGAGTTGTTGGAGATCACCATCGCGAACCGTTCGTCCCGCGCGCCCGCCCACAGCGAGGTCTTGCCCAGCCGGGAATGTCCCAGCACCACCACCCTCTCCCCGTCGACCGCTCCATCTGTTTCGAGAAAGTCCAGAATCCGGCTCAATCCCCAGGCCCATGCGCCGATACTGCCCCATGCGTCCGCCGGACGCTCCTGTTCTGAGAACAGGGCGTGAACGCCGTTGTTGAACCCGTCGTCGTAGTCCGGGTCGATATCGCCGTAGTAGGCGGTGGCGAGTGCGTAGCCCCGTTTGAGGACCGTCTCGATCTCCCAGCGGGAGGACGACGTCCCCCGGGAATCTTCTGTCGCGCGGTTGTCCGCATCGCCGTTGCCGCGCGGCCTCATCCAGTTGGCGTTAAGGATAATCTCCGGGTCGGTGCCGACAGTATGGTTGCCCCGGAAATTCAGGCCGAGGAACGCCGGCACAGGCCCGCGCCTGTTTTTCGGGATATAGAGCAGGACTCCGATCACCAGCTCTTTTCCGTCCCGGCGCAGGGTGATTTCCACCTGTCTCCGTTCGGCAGTTCCCTGGTATGCCTCGCCGCTTTCCACTGTCCGGCAGCCGGCCTCACCGGTGCGGGCCGGAGCGATCCCGTAAACCTGCTCCCGGAACAGCTTCAAGATCTCCGGACGGCGCTGTTCCGTCCAGCCGGCCTCATCGGTAACTTTAGTTCCGTCAAGAGATACCAGCGGATCGGGCAGAGTGTACTCCGGCACTTTGGCTTCATCGTAGTTGGTCTCGCGCTCCTGGGCAAACAGGATGACAGGGCCTGTAAACGCTGACAGCAGCAGCGACACAGATACTGTAACGAGAAGATTTTTCATCAGGTTTCCTCCTGGCTGGTAAGAGATACTTTCATCTATTCGCGGGAGTTATAATATGGTAGCACCGAACAGATCGCAATTCAAGGCAGGAATCAGGCGGCAAAACAAAAACGCCGCACTTCCCAGCATCGAGAAATACGGCGCTCGTTTATGGTACCCCTGACTGGAATCGAACCATAATAATTCAAGCTAAAAGCCAGCACGACCCCTGCAAGATTTTCCACCGAGCAATAAAAAGCCGGGGATTTGGTAAAATTATACAAACGGATTCGGTCGTCCGGGCCAGTTTATATATTGGCGACCCCTTTCAGTTACCTCCATCATATCCCCTTTTATTGAAATAAGTCCTGATCTTTCCAGGGCATTCAGCACAGCCTTTCTTTCGTCTAAATTCTGTATTGTAGGCCCCCACCCTGCATGGTATTGTTTCATAGAAACGGGCTCAGTATAAACTACCAGCCAAGTAAGAACCAATTGTGTTGTATGAACCAGAAAAAGATTTAAATATCTAAATTCCCAATAAATCGCATGTGTTCGTAATTGTTCAATTACCCCCACAAGTCTTTCTTGCTCATCAGGCTTCAGGGTCATTTTCCCAGAATCAGCCTGGGGAGGCTCTGGCTTATCTTCCGGTCTATTTTTCTCAGCCTCCAGCAATTCTCTTTGCGTCTCGAATTCCAACTCGCTGCCTACGGCCTTTGCTTTTTTTATTCGTACCAACAAGCACTTGAGTTCATTCCTAAAAATAAATATAAATAATAAGACTATTGCACCGATCACCATTTGCGGAGACAGGAACAGTTTTAAATATTCAAGTAGGAGCTCATAACTCATGCCTTCCTCCCTCAGGCACAGAAAATCAGGGGATTTTGGCCCCGGCAGGCATTAACATCTCAAATAATTTAATAGCGCCACAAGAGCAAGAAAAAAAGTGGAACCTCCTCCAATAATCACAGCTGCACTAACCCATGCACTTAAGGTAATTCTATGCCTTGTTAACACTTCCTTTCCTGCAAAATATAATTTTCCATCTTCGCGTATTTCTATTATAGCATCAGAAAGCACATCTCCATCTTCAGCACCAGAAATCACGTTTTCATCAGCATCTATGCCCATAAGCCTTATAGGGTACTTAATATCATCCATGCATTCCTCCCCCGAAGATATGAACCGACATTCACCATTTTTACCACCTTACGGCGACCGAGGTAAAGAACCTAATGATATCGCGGTTCGGCAGGAGCTTTATCGGTATCAAACTCGCTAAGCCACCCCGTTTTGCCATTGTAGGTAACTTTATACCAAATCACGTTCCACGCTGGCAAACGGATTGTCGTCTTAGACTGGACCTCAAGCTTTGTGCCGGTTGGAATGCGAAGAAGCTCCTGCCCTTGGCCGCAGTTGGGTTGAGGGCAAAGCCTTGCCCTGTTATCCACAGTTACTATTGTAATTGTATCAACGGAAGCGGCAGGGGCTGTTTGGGTTTGAGCTTGCTCAACCGGGGCGGGCGGGTTATCGCGATTCACGACCATAAAAAGGGCAATCAAAGCTACTACTACTGCAATGACAAAACATCCCGTGCCTGTGCTGATCTGGGTTGGTTTTCCCATCGGGCTTCCCCGTGATAACCAGATACTCAAATGGAATAATAACTACCATTTAACCTATAATTTTATCAGTGGATATGTCAATATTTATGGCGTTTTCCAGGCGAGTGGAATAACGCCACCCCAAGGTGCCATTAGGGTGCCATTTCGTGGAATAACGGCGGCACCCTTTCACCTCGCGTCCTAGGTATGTCCGACTACTCATATCATTTTTTACCCGATTCCATCCGATTTTATCCGACTTGGCTAAAATTTTCAGACAAAACATAAACGCCGCGAACCCTTTGATATCAAGGACTCGCGGCGCTTTGCGTATGGTACCCCTGACTGGAATCGAACCAGCGCACCCGGAACCGGAATCCGATGCTCTATCCACTGAGCTACAGGGGCTTTTCTTTTGCGTGGCAGTGGGAGATATTAATAACTAATACCGGGCTTTCCGGCAAGTGATTTGCATCGCCCGCGGGAGCTCTTTCATTCATCGCGCTCGATTGCCACACCGGTTTCTTTTTCGATCAGGTCCAGCAGTTCCTCCACCAGCCCGCTTTCTTTCACGCGCTTAACCTGCTCGCCGCTGCGGAACACCACGCCGTCACCCTTGCCCGCGGCAATGCCGAAATCAGCCTCGCGCGCCTCGCCGGGTCCGTTGACCACGCAGCCCATCACGGCCACGGTCAGCGGCAGTTGAACCGGGCGCAGCAGGCGCTCCACCCGTTCGGCCAGGCCGATCAGGTCCACCTCCGCGCGGCCGCAGGAAGGGCAGGAGATAATCTCCACTCCACGGCGGCGGATACCAAGCGCAGCCAGTATCTTCCAGGCCACGCCGATCTCCTCCACCGGATCGGCGGTGAGGCTGACCCTCAGCGTGTCACCGATCCCCTCGGCCAGCATGATCCCCATTCCCGCCGCGCTGATGACAGTCCCGCGGATCATCGTGCCCGCCTCGGTAACCCCCAGGTGGATCGGGTAGTCGCGGCGGGCGGCGAACTCGCGGTTGGCCCGTACCGTGGTGGGTACGTTGCTGGCCTTGATCGAGACTACGATATCCTCGAATCCCTCATCCTCCAGCAGTTTGCAATGCCCCGCCGCGCTGAGTGCCAGCGCCTCGGCCGTGGGGCCGCCGTGGCGCCGGAGCAGTTCCTTTTCCAGCGAGCCTGAGTTGACTCCTATCCTGATCGGCACTCCGCGGGCTCCCGCCTCGCGGGCCAGGGTTTTCAGCTTGTCCGCTCCGCCGATATTGCCCGGGTTGATCCGCAACTTGGCGATT harbors:
- a CDS encoding acetylxylan esterase; the protein is MLLSAFTGPVILFAQERETNYDEAKVPEYTLPDPLVSLDGTKVTDEAGWTEQRRPEILKLFREQVYGIAPARTGEAGCRTVESGEAYQGTAERRQVEITLRRDGKELVIGVLLYIPKNRRGPVPAFLGLNFRGNHTVGTDPEIILNANWMRPRGNGDADNRATEDSRGTSSSRWEIETVLKRGYALATAYYGDIDPDYDDGFNNGVHALFSEQERPADAWGSIGAWAWGLSRILDFLETDGAVDGERVVVLGHSRLGKTSLWAGARDERFAMVISNNSGCGGAALSRRAFGETVEVINTSFPHWFCDNFKQYNGREAQLPVDQHMLLALIAPRPVYVASAEEDRWADPRGEFLALKHAAPVYRLLTGEGIAVQRMPAVNQPVTGRLGYHIRSGRHDVTGYDWDRYLDWADAYLPVR
- a CDS encoding SH3 domain-containing protein, yielding MGKPTQISTGTGCFVIAVVVALIALFMVVNRDNPPAPVEQAQTQTAPAASVDTITIVTVDNRARLCPQPNCGQGQELLRIPTGTKLEVQSKTTIRLPAWNVIWYKVTYNGKTGWLSEFDTDKAPAEPRYH
- a CDS encoding nucleoside deaminase, with the protein product MTRVEVEFDRRMMELALEQARLAGVHGEIPVGAVVTRDNQVIGKGYNLTRRMQDVTLHAEIAAMRQAAYRLGHWYMNDCSVYVTVEPCTQCAGSLLLARMGRLVYGAAEPKFGACGSVNNLVEDSRLNHQVLVVRGVLETECSELMKTFFNDLRAP
- the ispG gene encoding flavodoxin-dependent (E)-4-hydroxy-3-methylbut-2-enyl-diphosphate synthase, with product MTPRRKTRTVGVGSLKLGSGHPVVVQSMTNTDTRDPLATLHQIEQLASAGCELVRLAVPDKDAAASLGEIVRNSPVPLVADIHFNYRLALDALEAGIAKLRINPGNIGGADKLKTLAREAGARGVPIRIGVNSGSLEKELLRRHGGPTAEALALSAAGHCKLLEDEGFEDIVVSIKASNVPTTVRANREFAARRDYPIHLGVTEAGTMIRGTVISAAGMGIMLAEGIGDTLRVSLTADPVEEIGVAWKILAALGIRRRGVEIISCPSCGRAEVDLIGLAERVERLLRPVQLPLTVAVMGCVVNGPGEAREADFGIAAGKGDGVVFRSGEQVKRVKESGLVEELLDLIEKETGVAIERDE